Proteins co-encoded in one Haladaptatus sp. ZSTT2 genomic window:
- a CDS encoding ABC transporter permease, with the protein MSTIEKLQHQLGSERDESILRTLISPPTVFMIPLTVLLAFMFIGPILSIVLFSVMPGNNLTLNPATWTLANYAEIIGGVIDGTGVYGEVMSNTVLISVATTLATLVFSYPAAYALARKIKRFKLLFLLSLIVPLFTSVNIRVFGWVLFLVKKGVLQSLLAQFGITTPSLLYQEWTIILGTTYVYMPFMLFPIYLSIGAISDETFEAARDLGASRYMLFRDIVLPMSKPGIIIGCLFVFVLSLGAEVEAQLLGGGSIYTAANNISYSFGYSQNWPLGSAQAVGLLIITVIAGIVILRTIDLREIASRGS; encoded by the coding sequence ATGTCTACGATAGAAAAACTCCAGCACCAGCTTGGCAGTGAGCGCGACGAGAGCATCCTGCGTACGCTCATCAGCCCGCCGACGGTGTTCATGATTCCACTCACGGTGCTGTTGGCGTTCATGTTCATCGGCCCGATTCTCTCCATCGTGTTGTTCTCGGTGATGCCGGGCAACAACCTGACGCTCAATCCCGCGACGTGGACGCTCGCAAACTACGCAGAGATTATCGGCGGCGTCATTGATGGGACGGGCGTCTACGGCGAGGTGATGTCGAACACCGTGCTCATCAGCGTCGCCACGACGCTCGCAACGCTCGTGTTCTCCTATCCGGCGGCCTACGCACTCGCGCGCAAAATCAAGCGATTCAAGCTGCTGTTCTTGCTCTCGCTCATCGTGCCGCTGTTCACGAGCGTCAACATCCGCGTGTTCGGGTGGGTGCTGTTTCTCGTGAAAAAGGGCGTCCTGCAGAGCCTGCTTGCCCAGTTCGGGATTACGACGCCGTCGCTGCTGTATCAAGAGTGGACCATCATCCTCGGGACGACGTACGTCTACATGCCGTTCATGCTGTTCCCGATTTACCTCTCCATCGGAGCCATCTCCGACGAGACGTTCGAGGCAGCCCGTGACCTCGGCGCGAGCCGGTATATGCTGTTTCGGGACATCGTGCTCCCGATGAGTAAACCGGGAATCATCATCGGGTGTCTGTTCGTGTTCGTCCTGAGTCTGGGTGCCGAAGTCGAGGCACAGCTGCTCGGTGGCGGGTCGATTTACACCGCTGCGAACAACATCAGCTACTCGTTTGGCTACTCACAGAACTGGCCGCTCGGGTCGGCACAGGCGGTTGGCCTGCTCATCATCACGGTCATCGCCGGTATCGTCATCCTGCGGACAATCGACCTGCGTGAAATCGCCTCACGGGGGAGCTAA
- a CDS encoding helix-turn-helix domain-containing protein, protein MLEYTFSIKHRGCWTEAVNVTFPDIEATIIYSYRLGRTSVTMIEATNVTDPDAFVAWLSDHEVMTTAHLINYDDDQQTAFVSLSGDYDTETEPVLNVLLRNECFPTVPSTVENGWEHWSVVASSHELVSKAHEELRDLGTVEVESLKSPELDRLLTGLTEVKQAVQNLSPRQREVLSRAIDEGYYDSPRACKLAELAELDSANTSTVGEHLRRSEAKILKAVKPLLTKEANS, encoded by the coding sequence ATGCTCGAATACACCTTTAGCATCAAACATCGAGGGTGCTGGACGGAGGCGGTCAACGTCACATTTCCCGACATCGAAGCGACCATCATCTACTCCTATCGACTGGGACGCACGAGCGTGACGATGATAGAGGCGACCAACGTCACCGACCCGGACGCGTTCGTCGCGTGGCTCTCCGACCACGAAGTGATGACCACAGCCCACCTCATCAACTACGACGACGACCAGCAGACGGCGTTCGTCAGCCTCTCCGGTGACTACGACACGGAGACAGAGCCGGTTCTCAACGTCCTCTTGCGAAACGAGTGCTTTCCAACTGTGCCGTCAACGGTCGAAAACGGCTGGGAACACTGGAGCGTCGTCGCCTCCTCACACGAACTCGTGAGCAAAGCCCACGAAGAGTTGCGCGACCTCGGAACCGTCGAAGTCGAGTCGCTCAAATCCCCGGAGCTCGACCGCCTCCTGACCGGGTTGACCGAGGTCAAACAAGCCGTCCAGAACCTCTCGCCTCGCCAGCGAGAGGTGTTGAGTCGGGCCATCGACGAGGGCTACTACGACTCGCCGCGGGCGTGTAAACTCGCGGAACTCGCGGAACTCGACTCTGCGAACACCTCGACGGTTGGCGAGCATCTCCGCCGGTCTGAGGCGAAAATTCTCAAAGCCGTAAAACCCCTCCTCACGAAAGAAGCGAACTCTTAG
- a CDS encoding aldehyde dehydrogenase family protein — MVEYELLIDGDKREAGESLTVTNPATGESLGSVAKGTREQAREAIAAAARTKNEWASAPPSERTAALTEVADELEAVAGDLAYLLAEETGKPLATAEGEVGETIAQFRFYAGVTDKVRGDTVPTPDHRFNYTKRVPYGVTAHIVPWNYPLLLGTRSIAAALATGNTLVIKPPSQAPLATMWVCELIVEATPAGVVNVVPGSGSDVGDELASNANVDAITFTGSVGVGQHVLSAAAEHITPVDVELGGKAPAIVLDDADVENAARGVVQGIFSNNGQNCVATSRLVVHESLHDELVSRIVEKTERITLGPGTDPETDMGPVITESALEEMLAYVEGAKAEGATVIAGGKRPDDPALADGHYLEPTIIDGVTNDMTVACEEIFGPVLSIITVDSTAEAIEVANDSRFALAASLWTDRLAATKLADDLDHGLVAVNTFPVSMPQSPWGGNKESGIGREGGLEGVEAFTTVNSVVVEFDEMEDPYL, encoded by the coding sequence ATGGTTGAATACGAACTGCTCATTGACGGCGACAAGCGAGAGGCGGGAGAGAGCCTCACCGTCACGAATCCAGCCACGGGCGAATCGCTCGGCAGCGTCGCGAAAGGGACGCGCGAGCAGGCCCGGGAGGCAATCGCCGCGGCAGCGCGGACGAAAAACGAGTGGGCGAGCGCCCCACCCAGTGAGCGCACAGCCGCGCTCACTGAAGTCGCAGACGAACTCGAAGCGGTCGCGGGCGACCTCGCGTACCTCCTCGCAGAAGAGACCGGCAAGCCACTCGCCACCGCCGAGGGTGAAGTCGGTGAGACAATCGCCCAGTTCCGATTCTACGCGGGCGTCACCGACAAGGTGAGAGGCGACACCGTTCCGACGCCCGACCACCGGTTCAACTACACGAAGCGGGTTCCCTACGGCGTCACGGCGCACATCGTTCCGTGGAACTACCCGCTGTTGCTCGGCACGCGGAGCATCGCCGCCGCCCTCGCAACCGGCAACACGCTCGTCATCAAACCGCCGAGTCAGGCACCGCTCGCGACGATGTGGGTGTGTGAACTCATCGTCGAGGCGACGCCCGCAGGCGTCGTGAACGTCGTGCCCGGGTCGGGTAGCGACGTCGGCGACGAACTCGCGTCGAACGCAAACGTCGATGCGATCACGTTCACCGGGTCAGTCGGCGTGGGCCAGCACGTCCTGTCGGCGGCGGCAGAACACATCACGCCCGTGGACGTGGAACTCGGCGGGAAGGCTCCCGCAATCGTTCTCGACGATGCCGACGTAGAAAACGCCGCCCGTGGTGTGGTACAGGGCATCTTCTCGAACAACGGACAGAACTGCGTGGCCACCTCCAGACTCGTGGTTCACGAATCGCTCCACGACGAGTTGGTCTCGCGCATCGTAGAAAAGACCGAACGCATCACCCTCGGGCCGGGAACCGACCCCGAGACGGACATGGGGCCGGTCATCACCGAGAGCGCACTCGAAGAGATGCTGGCGTACGTAGAAGGGGCAAAGGCGGAGGGTGCAACCGTCATCGCTGGCGGAAAACGCCCGGACGACCCTGCGCTCGCAGACGGCCATTATCTCGAACCGACGATTATCGACGGCGTGACGAACGACATGACCGTCGCGTGTGAGGAAATCTTCGGGCCAGTGCTCTCGATTATCACCGTCGATTCGACCGCTGAAGCCATCGAGGTGGCGAACGACTCCCGGTTCGCGCTCGCCGCCTCACTCTGGACGGACCGGCTTGCGGCGACGAAACTCGCAGACGACTTAGACCACGGCCTCGTCGCCGTGAACACGTTCCCCGTCTCGATGCCACAGAGTCCGTGGGGCGGGAACAAAGAATCGGGCATCGGGAGAGAGGGCGGTCTCGAAGGGGTCGAAGCGTTCACCACGGTCAACAGCGTCGTCGTCGAGTTCGACGAGATGGAGGACCCCTACCTGTGA
- a CDS encoding M81 family metallopeptidase translates to MSGKTVVVGRIKHETHTFSSLTTDYDEFAATSLFFGDEIIPEFTDTNTDLGGFLEVADEQDWEVVPTVAANATPGGIVTDEALESFLDSLVSGVEEADPDAVLLGLHGAMVAESHPDGDGYILERVREAAGDVPVMATLDLHANISDRMGELADGLFGYDTYPHVDIGETGVEAAEAMAATLAGDLDPVVVIERERLLPPLPPLQTAIEPMRSLLDSASQHEHALAPDISVFGGYAYADVPEAGFSVVGVTDAACAEKTRAVCAELASEAWDRRSEFDRSYTSVEAAASEAAEWTGEKPLLLADISDNPGGGAAEDGTVLLEALLSAGVENAALAMLYDPAAVEAAVEAGVGADVAVELGGHTEANGDPLSVTGTVHRITDGTYRNRGPMSTGLQVSFGKTAVLDVDGVSVIVGSHRQQPYDPEAFRSQGITPEDCAVLVVKSTVHYRAGFEPLVGEIREVATPGMADPDLTQFTYEHVSRPMYPLDS, encoded by the coding sequence GTGAGCGGTAAAACCGTCGTCGTCGGGCGCATCAAACACGAGACGCACACGTTCTCGTCGCTCACGACGGATTACGACGAGTTCGCGGCCACGTCGCTGTTCTTTGGCGACGAAATCATCCCCGAGTTCACCGACACGAACACCGACCTTGGTGGTTTTCTCGAGGTTGCGGACGAACAGGATTGGGAGGTCGTCCCGACCGTCGCCGCGAACGCCACTCCCGGTGGCATCGTCACCGACGAGGCGCTCGAATCCTTCCTCGATTCGCTCGTCTCGGGCGTAGAGGAGGCAGACCCGGACGCAGTGTTGCTTGGCCTCCACGGCGCGATGGTCGCAGAGAGCCACCCCGACGGAGACGGCTACATCCTCGAACGCGTCCGCGAGGCGGCAGGCGACGTGCCGGTGATGGCGACGCTCGACTTACACGCGAACATCTCAGACAGAATGGGCGAGTTGGCAGATGGGCTGTTCGGCTACGACACCTACCCGCACGTCGACATTGGGGAAACCGGCGTCGAAGCCGCAGAAGCCATGGCTGCCACGCTCGCTGGCGACCTCGATCCGGTCGTGGTCATAGAACGAGAGCGGTTGCTGCCGCCGCTGCCACCGCTCCAGACGGCCATCGAACCGATGCGGTCGCTCCTTGATTCGGCTTCGCAGCACGAACACGCTCTCGCGCCCGACATCTCGGTGTTCGGCGGCTACGCCTACGCAGACGTGCCAGAGGCTGGATTCAGCGTGGTCGGCGTCACCGACGCCGCGTGTGCGGAGAAGACGCGAGCGGTCTGTGCAGAACTCGCGAGCGAAGCGTGGGACCGGCGAAGCGAGTTCGACCGGTCGTACACGTCGGTCGAAGCCGCCGCCAGCGAAGCTGCGGAGTGGACAGGCGAAAAACCGCTGTTGCTCGCAGACATCTCGGACAACCCCGGTGGCGGGGCCGCAGAGGACGGCACGGTGCTCCTCGAAGCCCTACTCTCGGCGGGCGTCGAGAACGCCGCCCTCGCAATGCTTTACGACCCGGCCGCAGTGGAGGCGGCCGTCGAAGCCGGTGTCGGAGCCGACGTTGCAGTCGAACTCGGCGGCCACACAGAGGCAAACGGCGACCCGCTTTCGGTGACGGGAACGGTGCATCGCATCACCGACGGCACGTACAGAAATCGCGGCCCGATGTCCACTGGGTTGCAGGTGAGCTTCGGGAAAACGGCCGTCCTCGACGTAGACGGCGTCTCGGTTATCGTCGGCTCACACCGCCAGCAGCCCTACGACCCCGAGGCGTTCCGAAGTCAGGGTATCACGCCGGAAGACTGCGCCGTGCTTGTCGTGAAAAGTACGGTGCACTACCGCGCTGGTTTCGAACCGCTCGTCGGCGAGATTCGAGAGGTAGCGACGCCGGGAATGGCAGACCCAGACCTCACGCAGTTCACGTACGAGCACGTTTCGCGGCCCATGTACCCACTCGATAGCTGA
- a CDS encoding glutamine synthetase family protein produces the protein MSVQLDTADIDWVRLVWTDLNGVARGISLPKAEYEHATDEGVGFANGVAELTLEPGLLDDPKYGPESGDMMAVPDEESLKPVSWEENTAMVFSDLTRVDGAQLDLCSRGVLKNVIDELEAEGYTPLAGIETEFSLMVETEDGLEPFNTRCSYDMDAVDQARSQFEDWREAMAAAGYEVTGAHQESQPGQYEVNIKYDDPLTAADGVMFFRHMLKAISRRHGLKATMMPRPYSGEDANGMHFHLSLWDSTVEENQFAAAENNLDFPAGQHPAEGAGISDDARYFIGGLLDHMKALTAICAPTVNSYKRLIPGIWAPSSIAWGPDNRSTVLRIPPELGSASRIEHRVPDTSINPYLAMAATLAAGLDGIKNETDPGEPTTKNAYNEDYETLPRTLWGALQHLEQDEVLRDALGDDLVTEFIKIKRDEFDRYQNHVTSWERDEYVDEF, from the coding sequence ATGAGTGTGCAACTTGATACAGCCGACATTGACTGGGTCAGACTGGTGTGGACAGATTTGAACGGTGTCGCCCGTGGGATTTCGCTGCCGAAAGCGGAGTACGAACACGCCACAGACGAGGGTGTCGGGTTTGCAAACGGGGTTGCGGAACTCACGCTCGAACCCGGGTTGCTCGACGACCCAAAGTATGGGCCCGAGTCCGGCGACATGATGGCGGTGCCAGACGAAGAATCGTTGAAGCCCGTCTCGTGGGAGGAGAACACCGCGATGGTGTTCTCAGACCTCACGCGCGTCGATGGTGCGCAACTCGACCTCTGTTCGCGCGGCGTGCTCAAGAACGTCATCGACGAACTCGAAGCAGAAGGGTACACGCCGCTCGCCGGAATCGAGACGGAGTTCTCGCTCATGGTCGAAACCGAAGACGGCCTCGAACCTTTCAACACGCGCTGTTCGTACGACATGGACGCCGTAGACCAGGCGCGCTCGCAGTTCGAAGACTGGCGCGAGGCGATGGCCGCCGCGGGCTACGAAGTCACCGGTGCACACCAAGAGTCCCAGCCCGGCCAGTACGAGGTCAACATCAAGTACGACGACCCACTCACGGCGGCGGACGGCGTCATGTTCTTCCGCCACATGCTGAAAGCTATCTCGCGTCGCCACGGCCTGAAAGCGACCATGATGCCCCGACCCTACTCGGGCGAGGACGCAAACGGGATGCACTTTCACCTCAGCCTGTGGGACAGCACCGTCGAGGAAAATCAGTTCGCCGCAGCCGAGAACAACCTCGACTTCCCGGCGGGCCAACACCCAGCAGAGGGAGCCGGGATTTCTGACGACGCGCGCTACTTCATCGGCGGGCTGCTCGACCACATGAAGGCGCTCACTGCCATCTGTGCGCCGACGGTCAACTCGTATAAGCGCCTCATCCCCGGCATCTGGGCACCCTCGTCGATTGCGTGGGGGCCGGACAACCGCTCGACCGTTCTCCGCATTCCACCGGAGCTCGGCAGCGCAAGCCGCATCGAACACCGGGTTCCCGACACCTCAATCAATCCGTATCTCGCCATGGCCGCCACACTCGCGGCGGGGCTTGACGGCATCAAAAACGAGACCGACCCGGGCGAGCCAACCACCAAGAACGCGTACAACGAAGACTACGAGACGCTCCCACGGACGCTGTGGGGTGCGCTCCAGCACTTAGAGCAAGACGAAGTGCTCCGCGACGCGCTCGGCGACGACCTCGTTACCGAGTTCATCAAAATCAAGCGCGACGAGTTCGACCGCTACCAGAACCACGTCACGTCGTGGGAGCGCGACGAGTACGTAGACGAGTTCTAA
- a CDS encoding ABC transporter ATP-binding protein gives MLQATNLRKEYGSLVAVEDVDFEIESGEFATIVGPSGCGKTTLLRMIAGHLTPTSGTLEFDGQDITTLEPQERPTSLVFQSWALFPHMTVRENIEFPIKARGGEVNGKVEELLSLVRLEPDVYADKQATELSGGQKQRVALARSLAYDPDILLLDEPLASLDYVLQKRLQRELADLNVELDMTFIYVTHSLESALVMSDKLFVIDDGNIIQTGPPEEIYRNPNNKFIAEFMGDANVFEVDTTVREDTVLVTGAEFDGSTEVPRQGSSDDRLTHLVVRHDDCAVEPTLTRDMGTEVKVTNVLIKGNTALIEVKSMGAGAEYVAEMSFDRVQQLGIEMGDTAILQWEAEKAIPVPE, from the coding sequence ATGTTACAAGCGACAAATCTACGCAAGGAATACGGCTCGCTCGTCGCCGTCGAGGACGTCGATTTCGAAATCGAGTCCGGAGAGTTCGCAACCATCGTCGGCCCCTCCGGCTGTGGGAAGACGACGCTCCTCCGGATGATTGCCGGCCACCTCACCCCCACCTCCGGAACCCTCGAATTCGACGGCCAAGACATCACGACGCTCGAACCACAAGAACGGCCGACGAGCCTCGTGTTCCAGTCCTGGGCATTGTTCCCGCACATGACGGTGCGAGAGAACATCGAGTTCCCCATCAAAGCCCGCGGCGGCGAGGTGAACGGCAAAGTAGAGGAACTGCTCTCGCTCGTCCGCCTCGAACCCGACGTGTACGCAGATAAGCAGGCAACAGAACTCTCCGGCGGGCAAAAACAGCGGGTTGCACTCGCGCGGTCGCTCGCCTACGACCCGGACATCCTCCTGCTCGACGAACCGCTCGCCTCGCTCGACTACGTGCTCCAAAAGCGTCTGCAACGCGAGTTGGCAGACCTGAACGTCGAACTCGACATGACGTTCATCTACGTCACCCACTCACTCGAATCCGCACTCGTCATGAGCGACAAGCTGTTCGTCATCGACGACGGCAACATCATCCAGACCGGCCCGCCAGAGGAGATCTACCGCAATCCGAACAACAAGTTCATCGCGGAGTTCATGGGCGACGCGAACGTGTTCGAGGTGGACACGACGGTGCGCGAGGACACGGTACTCGTCACCGGAGCCGAATTCGATGGTTCGACCGAGGTGCCACGCCAAGGGTCGAGCGACGACCGCCTCACGCACCTCGTCGTCCGCCACGACGACTGCGCCGTCGAACCGACGCTCACCCGTGACATGGGCACTGAGGTGAAAGTCACCAACGTACTCATCAAGGGGAACACCGCACTCATCGAGGTCAAATCGATGGGTGCAGGCGCTGAGTACGTCGCAGAGATGAGCTTCGACCGCGTCCAGCAACTCGGCATCGAGATGGGCGACACGGCCATCCTCCAGTGGGAGGCGGAGAAAGCAATCCCGGTTCCGGAGTGA
- a CDS encoding DUF1684 domain-containing protein → MSDAAFDADQWATELETHREDKDQFFREHKQSPVAPENRDQFDGLQYFPPDPAYRIEATATVHDDPDTVSLETTAGPEVEYEHSLTLTFEVRDDEFTLAAYRQGDGPYFVPFRDKTTGQQTFQYGRYMEFETDHEVEDGDVLTLDFNLAFNPFCAYSDAFTCPLPPRDNWLDVVITAGEKWE, encoded by the coding sequence ATGAGCGACGCCGCGTTCGACGCAGACCAGTGGGCTACGGAACTCGAAACCCACCGCGAAGACAAAGACCAGTTTTTCAGAGAGCACAAACAGTCGCCGGTCGCCCCTGAGAACAGAGATCAGTTCGACGGCCTCCAGTACTTCCCTCCAGACCCGGCCTACCGAATCGAGGCGACGGCAACCGTCCACGACGACCCTGACACCGTCTCGCTCGAAACGACGGCCGGGCCCGAAGTCGAGTACGAACACTCGCTCACGCTCACCTTCGAGGTGCGCGACGACGAGTTCACCCTCGCCGCCTACCGCCAAGGGGACGGCCCGTACTTCGTCCCGTTCCGCGATAAGACGACGGGCCAACAGACGTTCCAGTACGGTCGCTACATGGAATTCGAAACCGACCACGAAGTCGAAGATGGCGACGTGCTCACGCTCGATTTCAACCTCGCGTTCAACCCGTTTTGCGCCTACTCAGACGCCTTTACGTGTCCGTTGCCACCGCGCGATAACTGGCTCGACGTGGTCATCACCGCGGGCGAGAAGTGGGAGTAA
- the ilvA gene encoding threonine ammonia-lyase, whose amino-acid sequence MVSIELSDIRAARKRFDNEAVVRHTPLETSRSLSRMSGADVHLKMEHLQRTGSFKTRGAYNKLKQVAAAGGVNRVVAASAGNHAQGVALAATTVGIDSTIVMPKSAPQTKIDATRDYGGDVELHGSNFPEAMAYAKTLTEAEDTIFVHAYDDPDIVAGQGTIGLEIHADLPEVDTVIVPIGGGGLIGGISTALKALDPSIHIVGVQAEAAATVPESLDKGSPHSIDHPDTIADGIATGGISELTYDLIERHVDEVITVSDDQISSGILILLERAKQLVEGAGAVSVAALLSDDLDVEGETVVPLLCGGNIDMSMLQTVLTHALTERAQLLRLRVKIDDQPGKMTQISGIIADEGANIRDVRHDRAVDDLRVGEAYLVFQVVTSGTEHAKSIGKAIERAGYEVERMN is encoded by the coding sequence ATGGTCAGTATCGAACTGAGTGATATTCGGGCGGCGCGAAAACGGTTCGACAACGAGGCCGTTGTCCGCCACACACCGCTCGAAACGAGTCGTTCGCTGAGCCGAATGTCCGGCGCTGATGTCCACCTCAAGATGGAACACCTCCAGCGCACGGGGTCGTTCAAGACGCGCGGTGCGTATAACAAGCTAAAGCAGGTTGCGGCGGCGGGTGGCGTCAATCGCGTCGTCGCCGCAAGCGCCGGGAATCACGCTCAAGGCGTCGCCCTCGCCGCGACGACGGTTGGCATCGACTCAACCATCGTGATGCCGAAAAGTGCCCCACAGACAAAAATCGACGCGACCCGCGACTACGGCGGCGACGTCGAACTCCACGGGAGCAACTTCCCCGAGGCGATGGCGTACGCGAAGACGCTGACCGAAGCCGAAGACACCATCTTCGTCCACGCATACGACGACCCCGACATCGTCGCCGGGCAGGGAACGATTGGCCTAGAGATTCACGCAGACCTTCCGGAAGTCGATACGGTCATCGTCCCAATCGGCGGCGGTGGGCTGATTGGCGGCATCTCGACGGCGCTCAAGGCACTCGACCCCTCGATTCACATCGTCGGCGTCCAAGCCGAAGCGGCGGCAACGGTTCCAGAGAGCCTCGACAAGGGCAGCCCTCACTCGATTGACCACCCGGACACGATTGCAGACGGGATTGCGACCGGCGGCATCTCTGAGTTGACCTACGACCTCATCGAACGCCACGTAGACGAGGTCATCACCGTCTCTGACGACCAGATTTCGAGCGGGATTCTCATTCTTTTAGAGCGGGCAAAGCAGTTGGTCGAAGGGGCCGGTGCCGTGTCGGTCGCCGCACTGCTGAGCGACGATTTAGACGTAGAAGGCGAAACCGTCGTCCCACTGCTCTGTGGCGGGAACATCGACATGTCCATGCTCCAGACGGTGTTGACTCACGCGCTCACCGAACGCGCACAACTGCTTCGCCTGCGCGTGAAAATCGACGACCAACCCGGCAAGATGACCCAGATTTCCGGCATCATCGCAGACGAAGGGGCGAACATCCGCGACGTGCGCCATGACCGCGCCGTAGACGACCTGCGCGTTGGCGAAGCCTACCTCGTCTTCCAAGTCGTCACGAGCGGCACCGAACACGCAAAGTCAATCGGGAAGGCCATCGAACGAGCAGGCTACGAAGTCGAGCGGATGAACTAA
- a CDS encoding ABC transporter permease, translating into MSTDQSTSLASRIGGGLWYGYVGLVALFFMLPLFSLVIASFYDGQIFSFPYEFTTDWYAKALASSSVQSAVLTTAKITIPVTILSTIIGTAGALAYTRHEFAGQELFKIFALLPIFFPLILLGLGMSMWSNLTGLGYGVLPAIIGELVWISPIVMFVVSITALSVDPNLEEAARDLGADTVTLYKDVILPLVSDGIVSGAIFAFVLSWNNYYIVSYLKGSDITVTTWIHGRMTQGFTPIVPALASMIFYLSLVLLVIAVIIELRGEKIKAALSRD; encoded by the coding sequence ATGAGTACAGACCAATCCACCTCACTCGCGTCGCGCATCGGGGGCGGCCTCTGGTACGGCTACGTTGGACTCGTGGCGCTGTTTTTCATGTTGCCACTGTTCAGCCTCGTCATCGCGTCGTTCTACGACGGCCAGATTTTCTCGTTCCCCTACGAGTTTACGACCGACTGGTACGCGAAGGCACTCGCCTCTTCGAGCGTGCAGTCTGCGGTGTTGACGACGGCGAAAATCACCATCCCGGTGACGATTCTCTCGACTATTATCGGGACGGCTGGCGCGCTTGCCTACACCCGCCACGAGTTCGCGGGCCAAGAGCTGTTCAAAATCTTCGCGCTGTTGCCCATCTTCTTCCCGCTCATTCTTCTTGGGCTGGGGATGTCGATGTGGTCGAATCTGACCGGCCTCGGCTATGGCGTGCTGCCGGCGATTATCGGTGAACTCGTCTGGATTTCACCCATCGTGATGTTCGTCGTCTCCATCACCGCGCTGAGCGTCGACCCGAACTTAGAGGAAGCCGCGAGAGACCTCGGGGCGGACACGGTGACGCTGTACAAAGACGTCATCTTGCCGCTCGTCTCCGATGGAATCGTGTCAGGTGCCATCTTCGCGTTCGTCCTCTCGTGGAACAACTACTACATCGTCTCCTACCTGAAGGGCTCTGACATCACCGTCACGACGTGGATTCATGGCCGGATGACCCAAGGGTTTACGCCCATCGTCCCGGCGCTCGCGTCGATGATTTTCTATCTCTCACTGGTGTTGCTCGTCATCGCTGTCATCATCGAACTGCGCGGCGAGAAAATCAAGGCAGCGCTCAGCCGCGACTAG
- a CDS encoding ABC transporter substrate-binding protein: MRDELEFSRREWLKATGALGATAASGLAGCLGGGGGGGGDGDALSMIEAEPHPQLYEPTDAEKNNKETLAHLTWTGYDAENVQGPFRQKFNAETKIDLFTSNPKAFNRLKSGEWQQFHQATFDMAWIPRLAEADLIRPMDYESWKPYTFDQYIDLFKRENGYKYAFLNEDDYSFDTEGKLYGLPQRFGWASFAVNTDTVAKSDYKSYDAAWSGDYNVGVYDLMFWGIQIIMLREGIDPFKEHTEEEVEQVKQATFDLFDNATTLLPDFASMNQALKAGEIDIGFISGNWINGTLRRDGNYEFEAVVPDEGSVIWVETSTFVKGEQPDISDNYMAYMMNGENALKLSWPSSGGTNVVPHKTAWENYSDEQRKVLRVDDVRDIIERSVFYEGIPDLDKFEPIWREAKTRI; the protein is encoded by the coding sequence ATGAGAGATGAATTAGAATTTTCGAGACGAGAATGGCTGAAAGCAACTGGTGCGCTGGGTGCGACCGCCGCGTCCGGCCTCGCGGGCTGTCTTGGCGGCGGCGGTGGCGGCGGCGGCGACGGTGACGCGCTTTCGATGATTGAAGCCGAACCCCACCCCCAGTTGTACGAACCAACCGACGCGGAGAAAAACAACAAAGAAACGCTCGCACACCTGACGTGGACGGGCTACGACGCAGAGAACGTCCAAGGGCCGTTTCGGCAAAAATTCAACGCCGAAACGAAAATCGACCTGTTCACGTCGAATCCGAAGGCGTTCAACCGCTTGAAGTCGGGTGAGTGGCAGCAGTTCCACCAGGCGACGTTCGACATGGCGTGGATTCCCCGGCTCGCAGAGGCAGACCTCATCCGACCAATGGACTACGAGTCGTGGAAGCCCTACACCTTCGACCAGTACATCGACCTGTTCAAGCGCGAAAACGGCTACAAGTACGCCTTCCTCAACGAGGACGACTACTCGTTCGACACGGAAGGCAAACTCTACGGCCTCCCACAGCGCTTCGGGTGGGCGTCGTTCGCGGTGAACACCGACACGGTCGCAAAGAGCGACTACAAGAGCTACGACGCCGCGTGGTCGGGCGACTACAACGTCGGCGTCTACGACCTGATGTTCTGGGGCATCCAGATTATCATGCTCCGGGAGGGCATCGACCCGTTCAAAGAGCACACAGAAGAGGAAGTAGAACAGGTCAAACAGGCCACGTTCGACCTGTTCGACAACGCGACCACGCTGCTCCCTGACTTCGCGTCGATGAATCAGGCGCTCAAAGCCGGTGAAATCGACATCGGATTCATCAGCGGCAACTGGATTAACGGCACGCTTCGTCGCGACGGCAACTACGAGTTCGAAGCCGTCGTGCCGGACGAAGGGAGCGTCATTTGGGTCGAAACGTCCACCTTCGTGAAAGGCGAGCAGCCGGACATCTCTGACAACTACATGGCCTACATGATGAACGGCGAGAACGCCCTCAAGCTCTCGTGGCCAAGCTCGGGCGGGACGAACGTCGTGCCCCACAAAACGGCGTGGGAGAACTACAGCGACGAACAGCGCAAGGTGCTTCGGGTTGACGACGTTCGCGACATCATCGAACGGAGTGTCTTCTACGAAGGCATCCCGGACTTAGACAAGTTCGAACCCATCTGGCGCGAAGCGAAGACCCGCATCTAG